The following is a genomic window from Bacteroidia bacterium.
TAAAACATAGTATCAAGCACCCATAAAATGAGAAAGGACGACTGCCTCATGCAATCGTCCACCCTCCTTTTTTGATTTAGGAATAATTAATTTACCCTCACCAGTTTTCCCGAACCTGAAATATCAGATTCGATCACGGGATTTCCTTTATAGTAAACATCCCCGCTTCCACTGATCCTTACTTTCAGCTTTTGGCTCACGTTCACCTCGCACTCACCACTGCCGCTAACATCAATATCAGCCTCTTCACCTTCCAGCGCAAAGGCATGCATGCTGCCGCTTCCGGAGATATTCAGGTGCTGGAAACCTGCACTGCCACCAAAACGCATACTCCCACTGCCACTGATATCGGCCACGAGATGTTCTGTGAAAATATTCAGATCGGCATCTCCTGATCCTGAGATACTAGCCTGAAAAGAAGTGCTTTCAAAGGTACCGATGCCGCGTAGCGTACTACTGCCTGAAAGGCTGACACTGATAAGGGAGGGAGTTGTAATATGAATGGTGATATCCTTGTGACCTCTGAAACAATTGTTCTTGCCAATGCGCAGCTCCCCTCCAGTATTGTCTATATCAAGCTCTTCCAGGATGTTTTGCTGGCCTTCAATGCGCATAGTGGTTGCCGCCCCCTGGGTGATGTAAATATCGCCACTTCCAAAGTAGCTGAACCGGTCGAAAGGCTGAATTGAAAAATCGCGCGAAACGATGCTGCCTTTGCCCTTAATGCAGCGGTGGCCATCTTTGCTGCAAGCTCCCATTACCAACATGAAAGCGATTATAAGACTGAATGCGAGAGACTTTTTCATACGGATTAAAAAATGATGCGGTCATTTGTTTATTTAGTTTGCCTCTATGACAACAAGAAAGATAAGTACCCTATCCTGTATGCTTAATTTTTTTAAAAAAATATGTAATTTCCTGTTCTATAGTATAATAAAAATCCATCCTTAGAATTGCAGTGTTTTGACAGGACTATACTTTTTTATAACTTATCCAATAATTTTTGCCGCGAAGGCTGAAAACTTCCTTCAATACTTTGTAGATAAAGAAGGTGGCCGTGCGAAATGCACAGAAACTATACAGCAAAAAACTTTCACAAATAGTTCCTCAAGCCTCAAATAAATTTTTCTGTCTACCTCCCTAAAAATAGCTAAGTATTAAAAGGAGTTCAATATCAGCATCATACACCTGTAAGAAAGTTTGTAATAAAGTTCCTGAATTATCATCTCCTAGCTTTCCTGCCAACGCCTGACATTGAAGGGATGCCGCAACTCCTGATAAAAGGAAGAATTTAACATATCTAACAAAATATCAAGCGCAACTTACAGGAGGTAAATCATGCATAGAAAACCTTAATTTTGACAATTCTTTGTTCATTAAATAACAAACCAATGAAATGTGATAAAACCTTACACGATGTGAGCAGTAAGTATGGTGGTTTTTTCCGTAGTACCATGCTTCCTGAGAATATGAAGTTTCTATTGCTCCTGCCTTTGCTGGGGCTATTTACGGTAGCACAAGCGCAGCAGTACGAAATCGGAAGTTCACCACCTCACCCTGTGAATGTGGGTGCGGGTGGCGGCACAGGCCTCGGTGCTAGTTTTAACGTGCATGCTAAAGATCAGATCCAGATATTGGCCTTGAATTATGCCGGATCTGTAAATACTCCAACTTACGAGATTTGGTATAATAAGGATAGCATTGATGGCCCTTACAGCAGTGTTACTACGGCTAACGGCTGGGTTCTGCTTCAATCCGGGAGTGCCGGAGCTACCGGCACTTCAGGCCACAAGTATACTATTCAAAATCCATTGCTCATACCTGCCGGTGATACTTATGGATTTTTCTTTTATCTTACAGGAGGGAATGGTTCCATAAGTCTGACAAGCGCGGCTGGAGGTCCTCGTGTTTGGGCTGACCAAAATGCACGCTTTGATATTGGTCCAAACGTAGGTTACGCAGGTTTTAACACCGGCTATGTATGGGACCAGTATTTTTTCCCAGGCACTGTGACGTATGAAATCGTGCCGCTGGCTCCTCCTGTCGCAAGTTTCAATTCTCCTGATTCAGTTTGCGTTAATACGCCCTACCGCTTTTTAAACAATACTCCACCTAATGGCGGAACGCACAAGTGGTACATTGATGGTGTGCTGGAATCAACAGACAATAATTTGAATTTCACCCCTTCCTCCACAGGATCTGTGGATATAAAGCTTGTAACGACCAATATAAAGGGCTCTGACAGCATTACTAAAACGCTCTATGTGATGAACCCCTGGAGAACACCGGCTGCCAATTTCATGGCTTCCAAAAACAGGGTGGAAGTGCTGGAAGAAGTGGAGTTCATTGATTTTTCAACCTATTGCCCCAACTCCTGGGAATGGATCATTTCGCCTGACGAATATTTCGATGAA
Proteins encoded in this region:
- a CDS encoding head GIN domain-containing protein, whose protein sequence is MKKSLAFSLIIAFMLVMGACSKDGHRCIKGKGSIVSRDFSIQPFDRFSYFGSGDIYITQGAATTMRIEGQQNILEELDIDNTGGELRIGKNNCFRGHKDITIHITTPSLISVSLSGSSTLRGIGTFESTSFQASISGSGDADLNIFTEHLVADISGSGSMRFGGSAGFQHLNISGSGSMHAFALEGEEADIDVSGSGECEVNVSQKLKVRISGSGDVYYKGNPVIESDISGSGKLVRVN